The Candidatus Methylomirabilota bacterium genome contains the following window.
TCGTGGCAGCCGACGCACTTCTCTCCCACCGCGTGGCGCGAGTGCTTGTGCGACCAGTCATGGCAGCCGGTGCAGCCGACCACCGGCGCCATCGCGTTGGGCTCGACCTTGACCCCGAGCGGGCTGACCTGACCGCGGTAAAAGGCGCTCTGGGCTCGATGGCACGACTCGCAGCGCTCGTTCTGGGCGCTGTGGTGGCAGCCGGTGCACGTGGCAGGCGTTGCCGTGACCGCCTTGTGCACCTCGGCGGAGTGACAGACGGTGCACACCGCGCCGAACTCGGTCACGTGCCGGACGTGCGGGATCCGCTGCTTCTGGTAGATCACGATCTCGGGCTGCTTCACCCCCGCCGTGGAGTGACAGAGCACGGCGCAGTAGCCACCCCGCACCAGCGCGTCGTCGCTCTTGAAGGCGGGCTTCCCGAGGAGGGGCAGCGCCTCGTCGACCCAGCTGTTGGAGAGCTTGAGGAGATCGGCGGCATAGAACACGTTGTGGACGCCCTTGCCGAGCGCCACGAACTGCATGTTGTACTCGGCGTCGCTCGTCAGGCGCTCCGCGCGCGCGCGCTTCGGCGAAGGCTCCTCCGCCCCCGCGAGCGCGGCCCGCGCCGCCGACACCTTCGGCGCGAGGACGTCGCGCATCTTGCCGAGGATGTCCACCCACCGCTGGAGCATGCCCCGATACTTCTCGCCGTGGCAGTTCACACAGGCCTGCTCGGTGGGCCGAAAGGTTCGGCCGACCAGCCCCGCCGATCCCTCGTCCGCCTTGGGCGCGATGTGGCAGGCGACGCACTGCACGCGCACCTGGAACATGTGGCTGGGAATCATGGGAGTTCCCCGGCCTCCCATGCCCAGATACATCCCCACCACGCCCCCGTGGCTGCCCTGATGGCACTGGCGGCAATCGAGCTCGCCCGTGTGCGGCGTGGTGGCCGGCGCGGGCGCCGAAGGGGCAGCGGGTGTCCGCGGGCCCTGCGCGAGCGCGGGGCCGAACCCGACGAGCGCCCACCCCAGGAGCGCCAGGAGAAAAGCCGCGGGGATCATCGGCTCGCCGGCATGGCCAGGAGCGTCCCCGGCCTCTCGGACGCCGTCGGCGCGCCGATCGGCGGGGGCAGTCGATGCTTGATCTCGGTGTGGCACCGCGTGCAGGTGATGGTGCGCTCGGTGACGTGCGCCGAGTGCAGAAGCGCCCGGTCACCGTAGCGGTCGAGCTTCTCCTGCTGGTTGTGGCAGGTGAGGCAGCGCTCCCGCGGCACCCCGCCGTCCCCCTCGACCACGTTGAGGTGACACTTCTCGCAGGACACGCCCCGTTGAACGATCTGCGCGTGGTCGAACTTGATCGAGCTCAGGGCGATCTCCCGCTTGGGAAGCGCGTGGCAGCCGGTGCAGCCCGCCACAGGGACGATGTCCCGGGCGTCCTTCTTGCCCTTGAAGTGACAGGTGAAGCACGTCGACGTCGTCACCTCGAAGTGCTTCCCCACGACGATCTGCGAGTGGCAGCTCGTGCAGCGGAGCTGGCGGCCCATCCTCGCCGGCTCGAGATGCGGGCGATGATCGAAGCGCACGCCTCGCCCGAAGGTCACCACGCCGCGTCCCTCGAGCTGGGCCGGCGAGTGACAGCCCGATCGGAAGCAGCTCGCGTCCTCCACGATCGCGAACGGCTTCGAGCTATAGGTCTGCGTCGCCCACTTGGCGACCTGGCTGATCGCCTGGAACTTCACCCACAGGGTGTCGCGGAGGCCCGGCGGATAGTGGCACTGCACGCAGGCCACTTCGTGGTGCTTGGAGACCTTCCAGGCCTCGACGTAGGGGCGCATGATGTGGCAGGAATTGCAGAACTGCGGGCTCGCGCTCACGTGCCAGAGGCCAGCCCCGCCGACTCCGCCGGCGACGAGCACGATCGCGAGGACGATCCAGACCGCGCGCCGGCGGCTCCACCGCCGGGGCGCCGCCGGCGACTCCTCGCGATCCGTCAATTCTTGTGGCACCGCTCGCAGCTAGCCCCGTCGCTCACCGGGAAGACGACCTTGCCCTTCACCGCCGTCTTGCCGTTGTGGCAGGCGCCGCAGAGCTGCCCGTTGTTCATCCGCTCCATGGTGAGCGGGGCGTCCTGCCCCTTCTTCATCTTGAAGATCTTGACGTGGCACGCCGAGCACTCGCCGACCTTGTCCTTGTGCGCCCCGTGGCTGAAGGTCACCGTCCCGGGGCTGCCCTGGCCCATCTCGAACTTGAAATCGGCGGGCGGCTTGACCTGGGCGGAGACAACCTCAGACGAGGCCGCCACGAGACCGATCGCGACGCCGAGCATGAGCCCGAGCATCCAAGGTCGATAGGCCATACGGGACTCTCCTCGCTACACGTGGTCACGGCGACTTGGCGGTGCTCCGGAGGAGCCCGACCAGGTTTCCCATCTCCTCGCCCGAGAACCGAGGGTACAACACTCCCATCCTTCTGGCCTCCTCCGCCATGCGCGGGGCGTGCTTCCAGACGGCGGCCGCCCAGGCCACGGGCGATTGGTAGCCGGGATTGGGCCGCGTCAGCTCCTCGGCGATCCGGCCGCCCTCCCCTCGATAGCTATGGCACTTCAGGCAGCCCTTCCGGACCAGGAGGAGGTGTCCCTGGGTGAGGTCGGGGGCGGGATCGCGCGACGGATCCGCCTGGAGATAGGCCATCAGGTCGGCCATCTCGCCGGGGTTCACCTCCGGCCAGACGATTCCCTCCGTCCGCAGCGTCGTGAACATGGCGGGGGCGTGGTTCCAGAAGCGACCCGCCAGCTCGTACGCCCCCTGCGGGCGCCTCAGCTCCTCAAGGACCGGGCCCCGGCTCGGCTGGCCGCGAACGGCGTGGCAGCGTACGCACTGCTTGTCCTGGAAGACCGCCTGCCCGCGCTGCGGATCCCCAGGGGCCTCCGCGGCGGCCCCGATACCCGAGGCGATCCCGGCGAGCACTAGCGCCATTCCGAGCTGGCTGAGCCGACCGTGCCGGGGGATCACTTCGTCGCGCTCGCGGTGTAGCCGAGAATGGTGAGCAGCACCATGTACACGATGATGGCGATGCCGATCCCGGTGAAGAGACGGCTCGGCTCGCCGCGCGCGGTCCGGCGGTCGAGGATGGGAATGAGCAGGAGGAAGAGGCCGCCCAGCCCGAAGCCGAGGATGCCCACCACCTCGCCCTCGATTCCCAGGATGTGGCTCGGCAGGTACTTCAAAGTCTGGAACATGAACATGAAGTACCACTCGGGCTTGATCCCGGCGGGAGCGGGCAGGAACGGGTCCGCCTTCTTGCCCAGCTCGGCGGGGAAATAGGCGGCCAGCGCGGCCAGGATGGCGAGCGCCGAGAGCCACCCCACGATGTCTCGCAGCAAGAAGTTCGGGACGAAGCGCATCGCGCGCGGCGCCCCGCCCGCCCTCTCGACGCCGGGAGGCACGCTCATGCCGTGCCGCTGCACCAGGTAGAGGTGCAGCCCCAGCAGGGCCACCGCGGTCGCGGGCAGGATGGCCACGTGGATCCCGTAGAACCGCGTCAGCGTCGCCCCCGTCACCTCGTCGCCCCCGCGGAGGAGCCGGCCCGCGAACCGGCCGACGCCGGGCACGGCGCTGGTGATCTCGGTGCCGACCTTGGTGGCGAAGTATGCCAGCTCGTTCCAGGGCAAGAGATACCCCGTGAAGCCAAACCCGAGGGCTAGCCCCAGCAGCGCCACGCCGGAGAACCACGTGATCTCTCGAGGCGGCCGGTACGCCTTCAGCAGTAGCACGCTGAAGAGGTGGACGAAGAGTGTGAAGATCATCAGGTTGGCCGCCCAGGAGTGGATGGAGCGGATGAGCCAGCCGAACTGGACCTCGGCCATGAGGAACTGGACCGACTCGAAGGCCTCTTCCGCGCTCGGGCGGTAGTAGAGCAGCAGCAGGATGCCGGTCGACACCTGGATGATGAAGAGGAAGAGGGTCATGCCGCCGAGGTAGTACCAGATGCTGTGCTGGTGGACCGGCACCTCCTTCTTTCGGGCGAGGTACTCCAGGTCCCTGAGGCCGACCCGCTGGTCGAGCCAGGTCCACAGCCTGCCGTGGCGCCCTTCGCCGGTCTCCATCGTCACGTGCTCTTGCTGACCACGATCTGGGCGCCTCGGACGTTGACCACGAACGTGTCCAGGGGGCGCGGGGGCGGGCCGGAGACGTTCTTGCCGTTCAGATCGTAGTGACCGTTGTGGCAGGCGCACCAGATCTCGCTGAGGTCCGCCCGATACTGCACGGTGCAGTTGAGATGGGTGCAGACCGCCGAGAAGGCCCGGAGGTCGCCAGCAGAGGTCCGGATCAAGATGCCGGGCCGGCTCCCGAACTTGAAGATCTGCCCGGTATTGGGCTTCACGTCCTCGGGCTTCATAGGCAGCGTCACGGTGCCCGCGGCGGACTCGCCGGCGGGGGGCGGGATGAGATAGCTGGCCACGGGATAGACCACGGACAGCACGAAGGCCGCGACACTGGTCCCGAGGAGCCAATTGATGAATCCTCGACGATTCGC
Protein-coding sequences here:
- a CDS encoding NapC/NirT family cytochrome c; its protein translation is MPQELTDREESPAAPRRWSRRRAVWIVLAIVLVAGGVGGAGLWHVSASPQFCNSCHIMRPYVEAWKVSKHHEVACVQCHYPPGLRDTLWVKFQAISQVAKWATQTYSSKPFAIVEDASCFRSGCHSPAQLEGRGVVTFGRGVRFDHRPHLEPARMGRQLRCTSCHSQIVVGKHFEVTTSTCFTCHFKGKKDARDIVPVAGCTGCHALPKREIALSSIKFDHAQIVQRGVSCEKCHLNVVEGDGGVPRERCLTCHNQQEKLDRYGDRALLHSAHVTERTITCTRCHTEIKHRLPPPIGAPTASERPGTLLAMPASR
- a CDS encoding c(7)-type cytochrome triheme domain-containing protein produces the protein MAYRPWMLGLMLGVAIGLVAASSEVVSAQVKPPADFKFEMGQGSPGTVTFSHGAHKDKVGECSACHVKIFKMKKGQDAPLTMERMNNGQLCGACHNGKTAVKGKVVFPVSDGASCERCHKN
- a CDS encoding c-type cytochrome, encoding MIPRHGRLSQLGMALVLAGIASGIGAAAEAPGDPQRGQAVFQDKQCVRCHAVRGQPSRGPVLEELRRPQGAYELAGRFWNHAPAMFTTLRTEGIVWPEVNPGEMADLMAYLQADPSRDPAPDLTQGHLLLVRKGCLKCHSYRGEGGRIAEELTRPNPGYQSPVAWAAAVWKHAPRMAEEARRMGVLYPRFSGEEMGNLVGLLRSTAKSP
- a CDS encoding cytochrome bc complex cytochrome b subunit, producing METGEGRHGRLWTWLDQRVGLRDLEYLARKKEVPVHQHSIWYYLGGMTLFLFIIQVSTGILLLLYYRPSAEEAFESVQFLMAEVQFGWLIRSIHSWAANLMIFTLFVHLFSVLLLKAYRPPREITWFSGVALLGLALGFGFTGYLLPWNELAYFATKVGTEITSAVPGVGRFAGRLLRGGDEVTGATLTRFYGIHVAILPATAVALLGLHLYLVQRHGMSVPPGVERAGGAPRAMRFVPNFLLRDIVGWLSALAILAALAAYFPAELGKKADPFLPAPAGIKPEWYFMFMFQTLKYLPSHILGIEGEVVGILGFGLGGLFLLLIPILDRRTARGEPSRLFTGIGIAIIVYMVLLTILGYTASATK
- a CDS encoding Rieske 2Fe-2S domain-containing protein; this encodes MTEHVLEPDANRRGFINWLLGTSVAAFVLSVVYPVASYLIPPPAGESAAGTVTLPMKPEDVKPNTGQIFKFGSRPGILIRTSAGDLRAFSAVCTHLNCTVQYRADLSEIWCACHNGHYDLNGKNVSGPPPRPLDTFVVNVRGAQIVVSKST